A stretch of Antennarius striatus isolate MH-2024 chromosome 6, ASM4005453v1, whole genome shotgun sequence DNA encodes these proteins:
- the LOC137596787 gene encoding P2Y purinoceptor 3-like: protein MEHFRLCPVATYYQRILLPLSYSLVFILGLSLNGVQLWCVWCQTRRWSGTDIYLTNLSLADLLYVLSLPPLIISNAMGGVWPFGNIICKSVRFFFFVNLHCSMLFLTCVSIHRFLGVCFPITAVRLRTKKLALFASGAVWILATLETLPTLFFAHTGVIHNRTVCFEMTNPRQFELYFPYGLFLDVVGFLIPFLIVVTCYCSMMKVIYCRAADGISNPRTARRRNKSLYSLVVVCLVFVVCFVPYHIARTVYLFVRVYLPVDCGLMNTVIISYKVWKPVVSFNCCANPLLYFWGSGRSPMKLWAWLCGRKRVEPRVEDVGGANRSGG, encoded by the coding sequence ATGGAGCACTTCAGACTCTGTCCAGTTGCTACCTACTACCAGAGGATCCTTCTTCCGTTGTCCTACAGTCTTGTGTTCATCCTTGGCTTGAGTTTAAACGGTGTTCAGCTGTGGTGCGTGTGGTGCCAGACGCGTCGGTGGAGCGGCACGGACATCTACCTGACCAACCTGTCCCTGGCGGATCTCCTCTACGTGCTGTCCCTGCCTCCTCTCATCATCAGCAACGCCATGGGCGGTGTGTGGCCCTTCGGCAACATCATATGTAAAAGCGTcagattcttcttcttcgtcaaCCTCCATTGCAGCATGCTGTTTCTGACGTGCGTCAGCATCCACCGTTTCCTCGGAGTGTGCTTCCCCATCACCGCCGTGCGCCTCAGGACCAAAAAACTCGCACTTTTTGCGTCAGGCGCAGTTTGGATCCTGGCCACTTTGGAAACTTTACCGACACTGTTTTTTGCGCACACGGGTGTCATACATAACAGAACTGTATGCTTTGAAATGACCAACCCTAGACAGTTTGAACTTTACTTCCCATACGGGTTGTTTTTAGACGTGGTGGGGTTTCTGATCCCTTTCCTGATCGTTGTTACCTGTTACTGCTCCATGATGAAGGTGATCTACTGCAGGGCCGCCGACGGCATCTCCAATCCAAGGACGGCTCGGAGGCGCAACAAGTCCCTGTACTCCCTCGTCGTGGTGTGTTTAGTGTTTGTGGTGTGTTTCGTGCCTTATCACATCGCTCGGACGGTCTACTTGTTTGTGAGGGTCTACCTGCCCGTGGATTGTGGCCTCATGAACACGGTTATTATCTCATATAAGGTCTGGAAGCCAGTGGTCAGTTTTAACTGCTGCGCAAATCCCCTCCTCTACTTTTGGGGATCCGGACGGAGCCCCATGAAGCTCTGGGCCTGGCTGTGCGGGAGGAAGAGAGTGGAACCCCGCGTGGAGGACGTGGGTGGCGCAAATAGGTCCGGAGGGTAG